One Trichomycterus rosablanca isolate fTriRos1 chromosome 10, fTriRos1.hap1, whole genome shotgun sequence DNA window includes the following coding sequences:
- the foxh1 gene encoding forkhead box protein H1 has product MTKLRGGVGWRGALSPHTEPAARLQSSISPRCTGTAEGSLRHRSAVMDGVLTQSGGAIGSVLSQLTGPDEKPVPGLVVDDRAGLNHGAPNAAPRRISADQQDGDWAPNAGKKKNYQRYPKPPYSYLAMIAMVIQNSPQKKLTLSQILKEISTLFPFFKGNYKGWRDSVRHNLSSYDCFIKVLKDPGKPQGKGNFWAVEVSRVPLELLKRQNTAVSRQDETVFAQDLAPYILQGHAPISRENETEPTKPTEPPTRRSSPAPDDLYRPKLDSSFAIDSLLHSLRPTENLRGRSDGWGAEPNSHSPCPRYSWSNRSASASSASPASSSSSDEDWRGMTRIDVRKRGTDRGHHRADDYFPPNKIAKRGSAPPPWELPTSYAKYTPPNAVAPPSMRFNPSPFVPLGSVPFYGHHIAPNHFGGHSYWPLLPSGHVSLQAPPLLMDLDSMLQSVPPNKSVFDVHQPLNQYGTPFTKYS; this is encoded by the exons ATGACAAAGCTCCGGGGAGGAGTGGGGTGGCGCGGTGCGCTCAGCCCGCACACGGAACCGGCAGCCCGGCTACAGAGCTCGATCTCGCCGCGGTGCACCGGGACCGCCGAGGGAAGTTTGCGCCATCGCTCCGCGGTCATGGATGGAGTTCTGACGCAAAGCGGCGGCGCAATCGGGAGCGTCTTATCCCAGTTAACCGGTCCTGATGAGAAACCAGTGCCCGGACTGGTGGTTGATGATCGGGCTGGACTGAATCACGGGGCTCCGAACGCTGCGCCCCGCCGGATCTCCGCGGATCAGCAGGACGGAGACTGGGCGCCCAACGCCGGCAAGAAGAAGAACTACCAGCGCTACCCGAAACCGCCCTACTCCTACCTGGCCATGATCGCCATGGTCATCCAGAACTCACCCCAGAAAAAACTCACCCTGTCTCAG ATCCTGAAGGAGATCAGCACGCTCTTTCCGTTCTTCAAAGGGAACTACAAGGGGTGGAGAGATTCGGTACGGCACAACCTGTCCTCCTACGACTGCTTCATCAAG GTGCTGAAGGATCCGGGGAAGCCTCAGGGAAAAGGGAACTTCTGGGCGGTGGAGGTGAGCCGGGTTCCTCTAGAGCTTCTGAAGAGGCAGAACACGGCCGTATCCAGACAAGACGAGACCGTTTTCGCCCAGGATCTCGCTCCTTACATACTACAGGGACACGCCCCAATCTCTCGGGAGAATGAGACGGAGCCCACCaaacccaccgagccgccgACACGACGTTCCTCCCCCGCGCCGGACGATCTTTATCGTCCTAAACTGGACTCGTCGTTCGCGATAGATTCTCTCCTGCACAGCTTACGGCCGACTGAGAATCTCAGAGGGCGGAGTGATGGATGGGGGGCGGAGCCTAACTCGCATTCACCGTGTCCTCGGTATTCGTGGTCCAACCGGAGCGCGTCTGCGAGTTCGGCCAGTCCCGCGTCGTCTTCATCGTCGGACGAAGATTGGCGAGGGATGACGCGCATCGACGTGAGGAAACGTGGGACGGACAGAGGGCATCACAGAGCAGACGATTATTTCCCGCCGAACAAGATCGCGAAGCGAGGTTCGGCTCCGCCCCCGTGGGAACTGCCCACTTCGTACGCCAAGTACACGCCCCCTAACGCCGTAGCCCCGCCCAGCATGCGCTTCAACCCGAGTCCTTTCGTCCCGCTCGGGTCGGTTCCGTTCTACGGTCATCACATCGCACCCAATCACTTCGGCGGACATTCTTACTGGCCGCTTTTACCCAGTGGACACGTCTCGTTACAGGCTCCGCCCCTGCTGATGGACTTGGACAGCATGTTGCAGTCGGTTCCGCCCAACAAGAGTGTGTTTGACGTGCACCAGCCGCTGAATCAGTACGGGACGCCGTTTACCAAGTACTCCTAG